Proteins from a single region of Sinorhizobium alkalisoli:
- a CDS encoding YunG family protein, giving the protein MRRVPGVRRCRLHHRLDDFGKWRTVLRLIERRGRRGSTVAALKQALEHVWSPTSSSKYSVENPARGQCSVTAIAHRPENRTRFSKSSMRRFKELQRPLRV; this is encoded by the coding sequence CTGCGTCGTGTTCCTGGCGTCCGACGATGCCGGCTTCATCACAGGCTCGACGATTTCGGCAAATGGCGGACAGTACTTCGCCTGATCGAGCGGAGAGGGCGGCGGGGATCTACCGTCGCCGCTCTCAAGCAGGCGCTGGAGCACGTCTGGTCGCCGACGAGCTCCAGCAAATATTCGGTCGAGAATCCTGCGCGCGGCCAATGCAGCGTTACCGCGATAGCGCATCGGCCCGAAAATCGTACCCGATTTTCGAAAAGCTCGATGCGCAGATTCAAAGAGTTACAGCGACCTTTGCGCGTCTGA
- the mtgA gene encoding monofunctional biosynthetic peptidoglycan transglycosylase: MDRGSNSQAVDIISEKREGGEMSAGRGSALRGAWRRLLRLAVFLLLLPYLLVFFYLAEFVHPVSTLMLRDLVLLRGYDRQWVEFEKIAPVLVQSVMMSEDGQFCAHTGVDWVQMRGVVADALDGAQTRGASTIPMQTVKNLYLWNGRSFVRKALEVPLAIAADFVWSKRRMMEIYLNVAEWGDGIYGVEAAARHYFGVPAAKLSRRQAALLAVALPNPVDRNAGKPGRGLRRLASVIERRASQSRDYITCLYD; this comes from the coding sequence ATGGACAGAGGGTCGAACAGCCAGGCCGTGGACATCATTTCGGAAAAACGCGAGGGGGGCGAGATGTCTGCCGGCCGAGGATCTGCCCTGCGCGGCGCCTGGCGGCGCCTCCTCCGTCTCGCCGTCTTTCTCCTCTTGCTGCCCTATCTCCTGGTCTTCTTCTATCTCGCCGAGTTCGTTCATCCGGTTTCGACCTTGATGCTGCGCGACCTCGTGTTGCTGCGCGGCTATGACCGGCAATGGGTCGAGTTCGAGAAGATCGCGCCGGTCCTCGTGCAATCGGTGATGATGTCCGAGGATGGTCAGTTCTGCGCGCACACGGGCGTGGACTGGGTACAGATGCGCGGTGTGGTCGCGGATGCGCTCGATGGCGCGCAGACGCGCGGCGCCAGCACCATTCCGATGCAGACGGTCAAGAATCTCTATCTCTGGAACGGCCGCTCCTTCGTCCGCAAGGCGCTGGAAGTGCCGCTGGCGATCGCCGCCGACTTCGTCTGGAGCAAGCGGCGCATGATGGAGATCTACCTGAACGTCGCCGAGTGGGGCGACGGGATCTACGGCGTCGAAGCGGCCGCGCGCCATTATTTCGGCGTTCCGGCGGCAAAGCTCTCGCGCCGTCAGGCGGCGCTGCTCGCCGTCGCACTGCCCAATCCGGTCGACCGCAATGCCGGCAAGCCCGGGCGAGGCCTCAGGCGGCTTGCCTCGGTGATCGAGCGCCGCGCCAGCCAATCCCGCGACTACATCACATGTCTTTATGATTGA
- the phaR gene encoding polyhydroxyalkanoate synthesis repressor PhaR, which yields MAKSDGQIVIKKYANRRLYNTGTSTYVTLDDLAVMVKRGEDFIVQDAKSGEDITHSVLTQIIFEQESKTGNTLLPVSFLRQLISFYGDQMQMVVPSYLEHSMQAFTEQQAQMREQINKAFGDTPLGKNLQVPLQLVEEQVRRNTEMFHQAMQMFSPFMAAAPPAKETKKPEAKDIDDLKEQLRALQTKLDNLG from the coding sequence ATGGCGAAGAGCGATGGCCAGATCGTTATCAAGAAATATGCCAACCGGCGCCTCTACAACACCGGGACGAGCACCTACGTAACCTTGGACGACCTGGCCGTGATGGTGAAGCGGGGCGAGGACTTCATCGTCCAAGATGCCAAGTCGGGCGAGGACATCACCCATTCCGTACTGACGCAGATCATTTTCGAGCAGGAGTCGAAGACCGGTAACACGCTCCTGCCGGTCTCCTTTCTGCGCCAGCTGATCTCCTTCTACGGCGACCAGATGCAGATGGTCGTGCCAAGCTACCTCGAACACTCGATGCAGGCCTTCACCGAGCAGCAGGCGCAGATGCGCGAGCAGATCAACAAGGCCTTCGGCGACACGCCGCTCGGCAAGAACCTGCAGGTGCCGCTGCAACTCGTCGAGGAACAGGTCCGGCGCAACACCGAAATGTTCCATCAGGCAATGCAGATGTTCTCCCCTTTCATGGCCGCCGCCCCTCCAGCCAAGGAGACGAAGAAGCCCGAGGCCAAGGACATCGACGATCTCAAGGAGCAGCTGCGCGCGCTCCAGACGAAGCTCGATAACCTGGGCTGA
- a CDS encoding beta-ketoacyl-ACP reductase — protein MSRVALVTGGSRGIGAAISVALQAAGYKVAATYAGNDEKAQAFKQETGIPVYKWDVSNYQACADGIAKVEADLGPIDILVNNAGITRDAMFHKMTPEQWGEVINTNLTGLFNMTHPIWSGMRDRGFGRIVNISSINGQKGQMGQANYSAAKAGDLGFTKALAQEGAAKGITVNAICPGYIGTEMVRAVPEKVLNERIIPQIPVGRLGEPEEIARCVVFLASDDAGFITGSTISANGGQYFA, from the coding sequence ATGAGCAGAGTAGCATTGGTAACGGGCGGGTCCCGCGGCATCGGCGCTGCGATCTCGGTCGCGCTGCAGGCGGCAGGCTATAAGGTGGCCGCGACCTACGCCGGCAATGACGAAAAGGCCCAGGCCTTTAAGCAGGAGACCGGGATTCCGGTCTACAAATGGGATGTTTCCAACTATCAGGCCTGCGCCGACGGTATCGCCAAGGTGGAGGCCGATCTCGGGCCGATCGATATCCTCGTCAACAATGCCGGGATCACCCGCGACGCGATGTTCCACAAGATGACGCCCGAGCAATGGGGAGAGGTGATCAACACCAACCTCACGGGCCTCTTCAACATGACGCACCCGATCTGGTCCGGCATGCGCGACCGCGGGTTCGGTCGCATCGTCAATATCTCTTCGATCAACGGCCAGAAGGGACAGATGGGCCAGGCGAACTATTCGGCCGCCAAGGCCGGCGACCTCGGCTTCACCAAGGCGCTCGCGCAGGAGGGCGCCGCGAAAGGGATCACCGTCAACGCGATTTGCCCGGGATATATCGGCACCGAGATGGTGCGTGCGGTTCCGGAAAAGGTGCTCAACGAAAGGATCATCCCGCAGATCCCCGTCGGGCGCCTCGGCGAGCCGGAGGAGATCGCCCGCTGCGTCGTGTTCCTGGCGTCCGACGATGCCGGCTTCATCACAGGCTCGACGATTTCGGCAAATGGCGGACAGTACTTCGCCTGA
- a CDS encoding acetyl-CoA C-acetyltransferase: MSNPSIVIASAARTAVGSFNGAFGNTPAHELGAAAIKAVLERAGVEAAEVDEVILGQVLPAGEGQNPARQAAMKAGLPQEKTAWGMNQLCGSGLRAVALGMQQIATGDANIIVAGGMESMSMAPHCAHLRGGVKMGDFKMIDTMIKDGLTDAFYGYHMGITAENVARKWQLTREEQDEFALRSQNKAEDAQKAGRFADEIVPFIVKTRKGDVTVDQDEYIRHGATLDSIAKLRPAFDKDGTVTAGNASGLNDGAAATLLMTEAEAGRRGVQPLARIVSWATAGVDPQIMGTGPIPASRKALEKAGWSVGDVELVEANEAFAAQACAVNKDLGWDPSIVNVNGGAIAIGHPIGASGARVLNTLLFEMKRRGVSKGLATLCIGGGMGVAMCVERM; this comes from the coding sequence ATGAGCAATCCCTCCATCGTGATCGCCAGTGCCGCCCGTACCGCCGTCGGGTCCTTCAACGGCGCCTTCGGCAATACGCCCGCCCATGAACTCGGCGCAGCCGCCATCAAGGCGGTGCTCGAGCGCGCCGGCGTCGAGGCGGCAGAGGTGGACGAGGTGATCCTCGGCCAGGTCCTGCCCGCCGGCGAAGGGCAGAATCCGGCCCGCCAGGCGGCGATGAAGGCCGGTCTCCCGCAGGAGAAGACCGCCTGGGGCATGAACCAGCTTTGCGGTTCCGGCCTCCGGGCCGTGGCGCTCGGCATGCAGCAGATCGCGACCGGCGATGCAAATATCATCGTGGCCGGCGGCATGGAATCCATGTCGATGGCACCCCATTGCGCCCATCTTCGCGGCGGCGTGAAAATGGGCGACTTCAAGATGATCGACACGATGATCAAGGACGGCCTGACGGACGCCTTCTATGGCTATCACATGGGCATCACGGCCGAGAACGTCGCGCGCAAATGGCAACTGACGCGCGAGGAGCAGGACGAATTCGCGCTTCGCTCCCAGAACAAGGCCGAGGACGCCCAGAAGGCCGGCCGGTTCGCCGACGAAATCGTCCCCTTCATCGTCAAGACCCGCAAGGGCGACGTCACGGTCGATCAGGACGAATATATCCGCCACGGCGCCACGCTCGATTCCATTGCAAAGCTCAGGCCTGCCTTCGACAAGGACGGCACGGTCACGGCCGGCAATGCCTCGGGTCTCAATGACGGCGCGGCCGCGACGCTCTTGATGACGGAAGCGGAGGCCGGAAGGCGCGGCGTCCAGCCGCTTGCCCGCATCGTCTCTTGGGCGACGGCCGGCGTCGATCCGCAGATCATGGGAACCGGCCCGATCCCCGCCTCGCGCAAGGCGCTCGAAAAGGCCGGCTGGTCGGTCGGCGACGTCGAGCTCGTCGAGGCGAACGAGGCCTTTGCGGCGCAGGCCTGCGCCGTCAACAAGGACCTCGGCTGGGATCCGTCGATCGTCAACGTCAATGGCGGCGCGATTGCGATCGGCCATCCTATCGGCGCCTCCGGCGCGCGCGTCCTCAACACGCTGCTCTTCGAAATGAAGCGGCGCGGCGTCTCCAAGGGTCTCGCCACGCTTTGCATCGGCGGCGGCATGGGCGTTGCCATGTGCGTGGAACGCATGTAG
- a CDS encoding glutathione S-transferase family protein translates to MAKLVLYVGNKNYSSWSLRPWLALEACGVSFEDVVIPFDFPAGNPRFSEISPTGRVPVLHHGDVRVWESLAIIEYVAELYPEAGLWPEALEDRARARSYSMEMLSGFRALRGACPMNIRRPRQAIALPDGVAADVARIEAIWREAITRSGGPFLFGRFTAADAMFAPVVNRFDIYELVTDPSTLAYMEAVRTHPAFRKWEEAARAEPWIVPEDEA, encoded by the coding sequence ATGGCCAAGCTCGTGCTTTACGTCGGCAACAAGAATTATTCCTCCTGGTCGCTGAGGCCGTGGCTGGCGCTCGAAGCCTGCGGCGTCTCGTTCGAAGATGTGGTCATCCCCTTCGACTTTCCCGCCGGAAATCCGCGCTTCAGCGAGATTTCGCCGACAGGCCGCGTGCCGGTGCTGCACCACGGCGATGTGCGGGTCTGGGAGTCGCTGGCGATCATCGAATATGTGGCGGAGCTCTACCCCGAAGCGGGCCTCTGGCCGGAGGCGCTGGAGGATCGCGCCCGCGCGCGCAGCTATTCAATGGAGATGCTCTCCGGTTTCCGGGCGCTGCGCGGCGCCTGCCCCATGAACATCCGCAGGCCGCGCCAGGCGATCGCCCTTCCCGACGGGGTGGCGGCCGACGTCGCGCGGATCGAAGCGATCTGGCGCGAGGCGATCACCCGCTCCGGCGGCCCGTTCCTGTTTGGCCGTTTCACCGCCGCCGACGCGATGTTCGCGCCGGTCGTCAATCGCTTCGACATCTACGAACTCGTGACGGATCCATCGACGCTTGCCTATATGGAGGCGGTCAGGACGCATCCGGCCTTCCGGAAGTGGGAAGAGGCGGCGAGAGCCGAACCCTGGATTGTTCCCGAGGACGAAGCATGA
- a CDS encoding helicase-related protein: protein MILSGRGVTAVLGPTNTGKTHYAIERMVAHDSGVIGLPLRLLAREVYTRLVEKVGHHNVALITGEEKISPHRARYSVCTVEAMPRETTASFVAIDEVQLAGDLERGHIFTDRLLHLRGRGETLLLGAATMRPILEHLLPGITVVERPRMSQLLYAGSKKITRLPNRSAIVAFSADEVYAIAELIRRQRGGAAVVLGALSPRTRNAQVALYQEGDVDYLVATDAIGMGLNLDVDHVAFAQDRKFDGYQYRNLNPAELAQVAGRAGRHVRDGSFGVTGRVDPFEDELVHRIESHEFDPVRVLQWRSKALDFSSLKALKMSLEAAPAVSGLARALPAVDQQALEHLARYPEVADVATTAERVEKLWEACALPDYRRITPAQHADLISTIYADLVRDGRVNEDFMAEQVRRADHTDGEIDTLSARIAQIRTWTYVSNRPGWLADPTHWQEKTREIEDRLSDALHERLTKRFVDRRTSVLMKRLRENAMLEAEISVNGDVFVEGHHVGQLTGFRFTLAAGEGADAKAVQGAAQKALALEFEARAARLYAAGNGDLALSSDGLVRWLGDPVARLTASDHVMRPRVILLADEQLQANAREHVLARIERFVNHHISTVLKPLDDISRAEDLEGLAKGLAFQLVENLGVLFRRDVADEVKSLDQESRASIRKYGVRFGAYHIFLPALLKPAPAELITLLWALKNDGLDKPGYGELIPMLAAGRTSVVADPSFERTFYKLAGFRYLGKRAVRIDILERLADLIRPLLQWAPGTTPRPDGAYDGRRFMATTSMLSILGATPDDMEEILKGLGYRADVVTAEEAASFLAGDDGATADAAAAAEAAPEQSEIDVATDALDEAPADAPAAQTPGEGAVAPAEAEDPAEPKPVLLWRPGTRQDNQRAGGRHQGDQRRGGQRHGERHGKADGREGGRKSGGPARGKAQDGKPGGQRKERQDRHDRGGKFEGRPPRKEKPLDPDSPFAKLAALKEQLKK from the coding sequence ATGATCCTGAGCGGCCGCGGCGTGACCGCGGTGCTCGGGCCCACCAATACCGGCAAGACGCATTACGCGATCGAGCGCATGGTGGCGCATGACAGCGGCGTCATCGGGCTGCCGCTGCGATTGCTCGCGCGCGAAGTCTATACGCGTCTCGTCGAGAAGGTCGGCCATCACAATGTCGCACTGATCACCGGCGAGGAAAAGATCTCGCCGCATCGGGCCCGCTATTCGGTCTGCACCGTCGAAGCCATGCCGCGCGAGACGACAGCCTCCTTCGTCGCGATCGACGAGGTGCAACTCGCGGGTGACCTGGAACGCGGCCATATCTTCACCGACCGGCTCCTGCATCTGCGTGGTCGAGGCGAGACGCTGCTCCTCGGTGCCGCGACCATGCGGCCGATCCTGGAGCATCTCCTGCCCGGCATCACCGTCGTCGAGCGGCCGCGCATGTCGCAACTGCTCTATGCCGGCTCCAAGAAGATCACGCGGCTGCCGAACCGCTCGGCGATCGTCGCCTTTTCGGCCGATGAGGTCTATGCGATCGCCGAGCTCATCCGGCGCCAGCGCGGCGGTGCGGCCGTGGTCCTCGGCGCGCTTTCGCCGCGTACCCGCAATGCCCAGGTCGCGCTCTACCAGGAGGGGGACGTCGACTATCTGGTGGCGACGGACGCGATCGGCATGGGTCTCAATCTCGACGTCGATCACGTCGCCTTTGCCCAGGATCGCAAGTTCGACGGATACCAGTACCGCAACCTCAACCCGGCGGAACTCGCCCAGGTCGCGGGGCGCGCCGGCCGCCATGTCCGCGACGGGTCCTTCGGCGTGACGGGACGCGTCGATCCGTTCGAGGACGAACTCGTCCATCGCATCGAATCACATGAGTTCGACCCGGTGCGGGTGCTGCAATGGCGTTCCAAGGCGCTCGACTTCTCCTCGCTGAAGGCGCTGAAGATGAGTCTCGAGGCGGCGCCTGCCGTTTCCGGGCTTGCCCGCGCACTTCCGGCCGTCGACCAGCAGGCGCTGGAGCACCTGGCGCGCTATCCCGAGGTGGCGGATGTCGCAACCACGGCGGAGCGGGTCGAGAAGCTGTGGGAAGCCTGCGCGCTGCCCGATTATCGTCGCATCACGCCGGCGCAGCATGCCGACCTGATCTCGACGATCTATGCGGACCTTGTTCGTGACGGCCGGGTCAATGAAGACTTCATGGCCGAGCAGGTTCGCCGCGCCGATCACACGGACGGCGAGATCGACACACTTTCGGCGCGAATTGCGCAGATCAGGACCTGGACCTATGTGTCCAACCGGCCCGGGTGGCTTGCCGATCCGACACACTGGCAAGAAAAGACGCGGGAAATCGAGGATCGATTGTCCGACGCGTTGCATGAAAGGTTGACGAAACGCTTTGTTGATCGCAGGACATCTGTGCTCATGAAGCGCCTGAGAGAGAATGCGATGCTGGAAGCAGAAATCAGTGTGAATGGGGATGTCTTCGTCGAGGGGCACCATGTTGGTCAGCTAACCGGGTTCCGGTTCACCCTGGCCGCCGGCGAAGGGGCGGATGCAAAAGCTGTTCAGGGCGCCGCCCAGAAGGCGCTGGCGCTGGAATTCGAGGCGCGTGCCGCTCGTCTTTACGCGGCCGGCAATGGCGATCTGGCGCTGTCCTCGGACGGCCTCGTGCGCTGGCTCGGCGATCCCGTCGCGCGGCTTACCGCCAGCGACCACGTCATGCGTCCCCGCGTTATCCTGCTCGCCGACGAGCAGCTCCAGGCCAATGCCCGCGAGCATGTGCTGGCCCGCATCGAACGCTTCGTCAATCATCACATCAGCACGGTGCTCAAGCCGCTGGACGATATTTCCCGCGCGGAGGATCTCGAAGGACTCGCCAAGGGGCTTGCCTTCCAACTCGTCGAGAATCTCGGCGTGCTCTTCCGCCGAGATGTCGCGGATGAGGTGAAGTCGCTCGATCAAGAAAGCCGCGCCTCGATCCGTAAATACGGGGTCCGCTTCGGCGCCTATCACATCTTCCTGCCGGCGCTCCTGAAGCCGGCGCCGGCGGAGCTCATCACGCTGCTCTGGGCGTTGAAGAACGACGGACTCGACAAGCCCGGCTATGGCGAACTGATCCCGATGCTCGCCGCCGGCCGCACCTCGGTTGTCGCCGACCCGTCCTTCGAGCGGACGTTCTACAAGCTCGCGGGCTTTCGCTATCTCGGCAAGCGCGCGGTCCGGATCGACATATTGGAGCGCCTTGCCGACCTCATCCGTCCGCTCCTGCAATGGGCGCCGGGGACGACGCCGCGTCCGGACGGCGCCTATGACGGCCGCCGCTTCATGGCGACGACCTCTATGCTCTCAATCCTGGGCGCGACGCCGGACGACATGGAGGAGATCCTGAAGGGTCTCGGCTATCGCGCGGACGTGGTCACCGCGGAGGAGGCGGCAAGCTTCCTTGCGGGCGACGACGGTGCGACAGCCGACGCGGCTGCCGCCGCGGAAGCTGCTCCGGAGCAGAGCGAAATCGATGTTGCGACGGATGCCTTGGACGAGGCGCCGGCGGATGCTCCGGCCGCGCAAACCCCGGGCGAAGGCGCGGTCGCGCCGGCCGAAGCGGAGGACCCGGCGGAACCGAAGCCGGTGCTTCTGTGGCGTCCAGGCACACGCCAGGACAACCAACGGGCGGGCGGACGCCATCAGGGCGACCAGCGCCGCGGCGGTCAGCGCCATGGCGAACGCCATGGTAAGGCTGACGGTCGCGAGGGCGGACGCAAGAGCGGCGGACCGGCGCGTGGAAAGGCACAGGACGGCAAGCCGGGTGGCCAGCGCAAGGAGCGTCAGGATCGCCATGATCGCGGCGGCAAGTTCGAGGGACGCCCGCCGCGCAAGGAAAAGCCACTCGATCCGGATTCGCCTTTCGCGAAGCTCGCCGCTCTCAAGGAGCAGCTGAAGAAATAG
- the hisC gene encoding histidinol-phosphate transaminase encodes MSKFWSPIVSELKPYVPGEQPRIANLVKLNTNESPYGPSEKALEAIRAAASEDMRLYPDPVAQGLRQAIAERYGVSANEVFVGNGSDEVLAHTFAALLKHDPPLLFPDISYSFYPTYAGLFGIEAVEVPLNDAFRIDIADYRRPAGAIILPNPNAPTGIGMPLAEIERLVAEHPEQPVVIDEAYVDFGGESAVALVPKYENLLVVQTFSKSRALAGLRVGFAIGQRPLVDALERVKDSFNSYPLGRAAQAGAIAAIRDEVWFDETRGKIIATRAELIRELEERGFEVLPSQANFVFARHPDHAGRTLAAKLRERAVIVRHFAKPRIEDFLRITIGTDAECARLIAALDEIL; translated from the coding sequence ATGAGTAAATTCTGGTCGCCGATCGTATCCGAACTGAAGCCCTATGTGCCGGGCGAGCAGCCGCGCATCGCCAACCTCGTCAAGCTCAACACCAATGAAAGCCCCTATGGGCCCTCGGAAAAGGCGCTGGAAGCGATCCGAGCCGCGGCAAGCGAGGATATGCGGCTCTATCCGGATCCGGTCGCACAGGGCCTGAGGCAGGCGATCGCCGAACGGTACGGCGTCTCCGCCAACGAGGTCTTCGTCGGCAACGGCTCCGACGAAGTATTGGCGCACACCTTCGCCGCGCTTCTGAAACACGACCCGCCGCTGCTCTTTCCGGATATTTCCTACAGCTTCTATCCGACCTATGCCGGCCTCTTCGGTATCGAAGCGGTCGAGGTGCCGCTCAACGACGCTTTCCGTATCGATATTGCCGATTATCGCCGCCCCGCGGGCGCCATCATCCTTCCGAATCCCAATGCGCCGACCGGTATCGGCATGCCGCTTGCGGAGATCGAACGGCTGGTCGCCGAGCACCCGGAGCAGCCGGTGGTGATCGACGAGGCCTATGTCGACTTCGGCGGCGAGTCGGCGGTCGCGCTCGTGCCGAAATACGAGAACCTGCTCGTGGTGCAGACCTTCTCGAAATCGCGCGCTCTCGCGGGCTTGCGCGTCGGTTTCGCCATCGGCCAGCGACCGCTGGTCGACGCGCTCGAACGCGTCAAGGACAGCTTCAATTCCTACCCGCTCGGACGCGCCGCCCAGGCCGGCGCCATTGCCGCGATCAGGGATGAGGTTTGGTTCGACGAAACGCGCGGCAAGATCATCGCCACGAGGGCGGAACTCATCCGGGAACTGGAAGAGCGCGGATTCGAGGTCCTGCCGTCCCAGGCGAATTTCGTCTTCGCCCGACATCCGGACCATGCCGGCCGGACGCTCGCCGCCAAGCTGCGCGAACGCGCCGTGATCGTCCGCCATTTCGCCAAGCCGCGGATCGAGGATTTCCTGCGCATCACGATCGGAACGGACGCCGAATGTGCCAGGCTGATTGCGGCGCTTGACGAGATTCTTTAG
- the rpmF gene encoding 50S ribosomal protein L32: MAVPKRKTSPSKRGMRRSADALKAPTYIEDKNSGELRRPHHIDLKTGMYRGRQVLTPKENA; encoded by the coding sequence ATGGCTGTACCGAAAAGAAAAACGAGCCCGTCCAAGCGTGGCATGCGCCGTTCCGCCGACGCCCTCAAGGCTCCGACCTACATCGAAGACAAGAACTCCGGTGAACTTCGCCGTCCGCACCACATCGATCTGAAGACCGGCATGTATCGCGGGCGCCAGGTCCTGACGCCGAAGGAAAACGCATAA
- a CDS encoding YunG family protein, with protein MQRYRDSASARKSYPIFEKLDAQIQRVTATFARLKTRGAVVVQDLFGGEILKTRTGAGMHFYNRIDGERHDLTLSQFDEPIQFDDVASTRDEAFADTSDAQYRALKEGLDLFCRGLLRPG; from the coding sequence ATGCAGCGTTACCGCGATAGCGCATCGGCCCGAAAATCGTACCCGATTTTCGAAAAGCTCGATGCGCAGATTCAAAGAGTTACAGCGACCTTTGCGCGTCTGAAGACGCGCGGCGCTGTAGTGGTTCAGGACCTTTTCGGCGGCGAAATCCTGAAGACCCGCACCGGCGCGGGTATGCACTTCTACAATCGGATCGACGGCGAGCGGCATGATCTGACGCTCTCGCAGTTCGACGAGCCGATCCAGTTCGACGATGTTGCGTCGACACGCGACGAGGCCTTCGCGGACACGTCCGATGCCCAATATCGAGCCCTTAAGGAAGGTCTCGACCTGTTCTGTCGAGGTTTACTCCGTCCTGGCTAG
- a CDS encoding polyprenyl synthetase family protein, with translation MTDETPSFEARLKCDAQAVESLLATLLGPVPLENEIARPAVLLDAMRHGVLNGGKRLRPFLVAESTALLHGDAGAALRVGAALECVHCYSLVHDDLPAMDDDELRRGQPTVHIAFDEATAILAGDSLLTYAFDIIAAPETPLSDRQKTGLVLALARASGHGGMAGGQALDLAAERTAPDEAGIVTLQAMKTGALIRFACEAGAIIADASVDDRRRLRAFGDKIGLAFQLADDLLDLTADAKAMGKATGKDAARGKGTLVALHGQSWAERELERLVAEAEGLLAPYGARSTILAETARFIANRRS, from the coding sequence ATGACAGACGAGACACCATCCTTCGAGGCACGGCTGAAATGCGATGCGCAGGCGGTCGAGAGCCTGCTTGCGACACTTCTCGGGCCCGTCCCGCTCGAAAACGAAATCGCCCGCCCGGCGGTCCTGCTCGACGCCATGCGCCATGGCGTGCTCAATGGCGGAAAGCGGCTGCGCCCCTTCCTCGTTGCTGAAAGCACCGCCCTTCTCCACGGCGATGCCGGGGCGGCCTTGAGGGTTGGTGCGGCGCTGGAATGCGTGCACTGCTATTCCCTCGTCCATGACGACCTGCCGGCGATGGATGACGACGAGTTGCGTCGCGGGCAGCCGACGGTGCATATCGCCTTTGACGAAGCGACCGCCATCCTTGCGGGCGACAGCCTGCTGACCTACGCCTTCGACATTATTGCCGCACCGGAAACGCCGCTATCGGACCGGCAGAAGACAGGGCTCGTGCTTGCGCTTGCCCGGGCTTCCGGCCATGGCGGCATGGCCGGCGGCCAGGCGCTCGACCTTGCCGCCGAGAGGACGGCACCGGACGAGGCCGGCATCGTCACACTGCAGGCGATGAAGACCGGGGCGCTGATCCGCTTTGCCTGCGAGGCCGGGGCGATCATAGCCGATGCGAGCGTCGACGACCGCCGGCGGCTGCGCGCCTTCGGCGACAAGATCGGCCTTGCGTTCCAGCTTGCCGACGACCTGCTCGACCTGACGGCCGACGCCAAGGCAATGGGCAAGGCCACCGGCAAGGACGCCGCCCGCGGCAAGGGCACTCTGGTTGCGCTTCACGGTCAGTCCTGGGCCGAGCGCGAGCTCGAAAGACTGGTGGCCGAAGCGGAAGGCCTGCTCGCCCCCTATGGCGCCCGATCCACTATCCTTGCCGAAACCGCACGCTTCATCGCCAATCGCAGGAGCTGA